The Anser cygnoides isolate HZ-2024a breed goose chromosome 19, Taihu_goose_T2T_genome, whole genome shotgun sequence genome contains a region encoding:
- the LOC106046794 gene encoding uncharacterized protein isoform X2 → MDFLHQNQGPGRAPAQDARRMLAEREERRKSQLQMSGNLFIKQFLVLLHQTQPAEDIKKQYIEKVLHAVFFFGRVHKRVVEPTDFLGPAVCQTLQAKFPRPFQQYGTHLPGLTPYSILLQFGSEVAGCSTQEQMESFLRDFNKTLQEKLEREANMKPSEFVFRAAIVAFSIYRDPEDGAAPPPFYGASLSCSGLLEKKIMIDVLCIKTWHKAVAFAVHHAEDDLAIVFPDGVECRAFYYSHGAFTEKQPCMKCREMFHVDFQPPADSTKEDCPWPYGNCAENETLSKLLQGIPGLQEKVVSTHTPPQPNTYQAIEQEFTGIIENRFRNHLDQLLHENHFSSYLPLQFF, encoded by the exons ATGGACTTCCTGCACCAAAACCAG GGCCCTGGCCGTGCTCCAGCGCAGGACGCTCGGAG GATGTTGGCGGAGCGAGAGGAGCGTCGTAAAAGCCAATTACAGATGAGCGGGAATCTCTTCATCAAGCAGTTCTTGGTTTTGCTGCATCAGACGCAGCCGGCTGAAGACATCAAAAAGCAATACATAGAAAAG GTGCTGCACGCAGTGTTCTTCTTCGGAAGGGTGCACAAGAGGGTGGTGGAACCCACTGACTTCCTAGGGCCCGCCGTTTGCCAGACTCTGCAGGCGAAGTTCCCCAGACCGTTCCAACAGTACGGCACCCACCTCCCCGGCCTGACGCCCTACTCCATCCTGCTGCAGTTC GGCTCTGAAGTAGCAGGCTGCAGCACCCAAGAGCAAATGGAGTCTTTCTTGCGTGACTTTAACAAAACTCTGCAAGAAAAATTGGAGCGAGAAGCCAACATGAAGCCCAGTGAGTTCGTCTTCAGAGCTGCAATTGTTGCCTTCAGCATCTACAGAGACCCCGAGGATGGAGCAGCCCCTCCTCCCTTTTATGGAGCGTCCCTGTCCTGCAGCGGGCTGCTGGAGAAGAAGATCATGATTGACGTCCTGTGCATAAAGACGTGGCACAAGGCGGTGGCGTTCGCAGTGCACCACGCGGAGGACGATCTGGCCATCGTCTTCCCTGATGGGGTAGAGTGCCGGGCCTTCTACTACAGTCACGGAGCCTTCACGGAAAAGCAGCCCTGCATGAAATGCAGGGAGATGTTCCACGTCGACTTCCAGCCACCCGCAGACAGCACCAAGGAAGATTGCCCGTGGCCATACGGTAACTGTGCCGAGAACGAGACCCTGAgcaagctgctgcagggcatcccggggctgcaggagaaggtTGTCTCGACACACACTCCCCCCCAGCCAAACACCTACCAGGCCATTGAACAAGAATTTACAGGCATCATAGAAAACAGGTTTAGAAATCACCTTGACCAGTTGCTTCAcgaaaatcatttttcttcttaccttCCTCTGCAATTCTTTTGA
- the LOC106046794 gene encoding uncharacterized protein isoform X1, protein MDFLHQNQGPGRAPAQDARSRMLAEREERRKSQLQMSGNLFIKQFLVLLHQTQPAEDIKKQYIEKVLHAVFFFGRVHKRVVEPTDFLGPAVCQTLQAKFPRPFQQYGTHLPGLTPYSILLQFGSEVAGCSTQEQMESFLRDFNKTLQEKLEREANMKPSEFVFRAAIVAFSIYRDPEDGAAPPPFYGASLSCSGLLEKKIMIDVLCIKTWHKAVAFAVHHAEDDLAIVFPDGVECRAFYYSHGAFTEKQPCMKCREMFHVDFQPPADSTKEDCPWPYGNCAENETLSKLLQGIPGLQEKVVSTHTPPQPNTYQAIEQEFTGIIENRFRNHLDQLLHENHFSSYLPLQFF, encoded by the exons ATGGACTTCCTGCACCAAAACCAG GGCCCTGGCCGTGCTCCAGCGCAGGACGCTCGGAG CAGGATGTTGGCGGAGCGAGAGGAGCGTCGTAAAAGCCAATTACAGATGAGCGGGAATCTCTTCATCAAGCAGTTCTTGGTTTTGCTGCATCAGACGCAGCCGGCTGAAGACATCAAAAAGCAATACATAGAAAAG GTGCTGCACGCAGTGTTCTTCTTCGGAAGGGTGCACAAGAGGGTGGTGGAACCCACTGACTTCCTAGGGCCCGCCGTTTGCCAGACTCTGCAGGCGAAGTTCCCCAGACCGTTCCAACAGTACGGCACCCACCTCCCCGGCCTGACGCCCTACTCCATCCTGCTGCAGTTC GGCTCTGAAGTAGCAGGCTGCAGCACCCAAGAGCAAATGGAGTCTTTCTTGCGTGACTTTAACAAAACTCTGCAAGAAAAATTGGAGCGAGAAGCCAACATGAAGCCCAGTGAGTTCGTCTTCAGAGCTGCAATTGTTGCCTTCAGCATCTACAGAGACCCCGAGGATGGAGCAGCCCCTCCTCCCTTTTATGGAGCGTCCCTGTCCTGCAGCGGGCTGCTGGAGAAGAAGATCATGATTGACGTCCTGTGCATAAAGACGTGGCACAAGGCGGTGGCGTTCGCAGTGCACCACGCGGAGGACGATCTGGCCATCGTCTTCCCTGATGGGGTAGAGTGCCGGGCCTTCTACTACAGTCACGGAGCCTTCACGGAAAAGCAGCCCTGCATGAAATGCAGGGAGATGTTCCACGTCGACTTCCAGCCACCCGCAGACAGCACCAAGGAAGATTGCCCGTGGCCATACGGTAACTGTGCCGAGAACGAGACCCTGAgcaagctgctgcagggcatcccggggctgcaggagaaggtTGTCTCGACACACACTCCCCCCCAGCCAAACACCTACCAGGCCATTGAACAAGAATTTACAGGCATCATAGAAAACAGGTTTAGAAATCACCTTGACCAGTTGCTTCAcgaaaatcatttttcttcttaccttCCTCTGCAATTCTTTTGA
- the TMC6 gene encoding transmembrane channel-like protein 6: MSQPPPFTLHVSEDTESDNQELSPDNEGALHTSFRQLIQEQSSLAEAGTELELQERGRGHPAHLAPPDASASAWLEPGQGEQHPGDSTTLRILASMPSRTIGRSRGAIISQYYNRTARLRRRSSRPSLQQLSRAARPSLRQYDLETDPARATLEDKRSLLAKELLSLSPSHRSHMLLSVPLSLAEKRALRRELNEQRSPLGLRAHHAAAPSPCGWSKDYIALGCRHLWYRLLALLPAAQPWHYALKQIGGRFGSSVLSYFLFLKTLLMFNVFSFLILLVFVVALQAAYPPAKANQQSFTGFELLTGAGYFTHSLLYYGYYGNITLNDPSASSLSGSVAAPAAPPLPYNMPLAYLFTVGVSFFATCILLVYSMYHSFGESYRVGSSAGDLAIKVFCAWDFKVIQRRSVKLQCENICTQLKELLAERRSRSCPLSLCQRLGRVAVLLLAWVLSLSTVLGCVVAVHYFSEHMHAVQQEHRALAGSSWQREGILLVLPLTVSLLNTLMPHLYNLLATWERQDSPEVEVYVAICRNLLLKMVVLGLLCYQWLSRRVVCSDEECWETCVGQDLYRFMVMDFVFTLLDTIFGELVWRLISEKRLKSKQRPEFDIARNVLELIYGQTLTWLGVLFAPLLPAVQVLKLLLLFYIKKTSLMQNCQAPSKPWQASRMRTVFITLLCFPSFLGAAVFISYTIWSVKPSETCGPFQGLETIYKSVNVWAKLLEKSSPNITWLTWLHQYLVENTFFLFFLSGVLLAVTYFNIQVVRGQQRIICLLKEQIANEGEDKIFLIHKLHSICKQKERCA; encoded by the exons ATGTCCCAGCCGCCCCCCTTCACCCTCCACGTCTCTGAGGACACCGAGAGCGACAA ccaggagctgagccCGGACAATGAAGGAGCCCTGCACACCTCCTTCCGCCAGCTCatccaggagcagagcagcttggCAGAGGCGGGcacagagctggagctgcaggagaggggCAGAG gcCACCCAGCCCACCTGGCCCCCCCGGACgcctctgcctctgcctggcTGGAACCTGGGCAGGGCGAGCAGCACCCGGGCGATTCCACCACCCTGCGCATCCTCGCCAGCATGCCCAGCCGCACCATTG GGCGCAGCCGCGGGGCCATCATCTCCCAGTACTACAACCGCACGGCACGGCTGCGGCGCCGGAGCAGCCGCCcgtccctgcagcagctcagccgcGCGGCACGGCCCAGCCTGCGGCAGTACGACCTGGAGACCGACCCGGCCCGCGCCACGCTGGAAG ACAAGCGGAGCCTGCTGGCGAAGGAGCTGCTGAGCCTCTCGCCCAGCCATCGCAGCCACATGCTGCTCTCAGTGCCGCTCAGCCTGGCGGAGAAGCGCGCCCTCCG GCGGGAGCTGAACGAGCAGAGGAGCCCCCTGGGGCTGCGCGCCCACCACGCAGCCGCCCCGTCTCCCTGCGGGTGGTCCAAGGACTACATCGCTCTC GGCTGCCGGCACCTCTGGTACAGGCTCCTCGCGCTGCTCCCCGCTGCACAGCCCTGGCACTACGCCCTGAAGCAGATCGGTGGCCGCTTCGGCTCCAGCGTCCTCTCCTACTTCCTCTTCCTCAAGACGCTCCTCATGTTCAACGTTTTCTCATTCCTCATCCTCCTGGTGTTCGTAGTGGCCCTGCAGGCTGCGTATCCCCCTGCCAAGGCCAACCAGCAGTCCTTCACTGGCTTTGAGCTCCTCACAGGAGCG GGCTACTTCACTCACTCGCTGCTGTACTACGGCTACTACGGCAACATCACCCTCAATGacccctctgcctccagcctcaGCGGCAGCGTGGCCGCCCCTGCGGCCCCCCCACTCCCCTACAACATGCCGCTGGCCTACCTGTTCACCGTTGGGGTCTCCTTCTTTGCCACCTGCATCCTGCTGGTGTACAG CATGTACCACTCCTTCGGGGAGAGCTACCGTgtgggcagctctgcaggggaCCTGGCCATCAAAGTCTTCTGTGCCTGGGACTTCAAGGTGATCCAGAGGCGCTCGGTGAAGCTGCAGTGCGAGAACATCTGCACCCAGCTGAAg gagctgctggccgAGCGGCGCTCCCGCTCCTGCCCCCTGAGCCTCTGCCAGCGACTGGGGCGCGTCGCTGTCCTTCTCCTGGCCTGGGTCCTTTCGCTGAGCACGGTGCTGGGCTGCGTGGTGGCCGTGCACTACTTCTCAGAGCACATGCACGCG GTTCAGCAGGAGCACCGAGCCCTGGCGGGCAGCAGTTGGCAGCGGGAAGGCATCCTGCTGGTCCTGCCCCTCACCGTGTCGCTCCTCAACACGCTGATGCCCCATCTCTACAACTTGCTGGCGACGTGGGAGAGGCAGGATTCCCCAGAGGTGGAGGTCTACGTGGCCATCTGCAG gaacctcctgctGAAGATGGTGGtcctcggcctgctctgctacCAGTGGCTCAGCCGGAGAGTCGTCTGCTCCGACGAGGAG TGCTGGGAGACGTGTGTCGGGCAGGACCTGTATCGCTTCATGGTGATGGACTTCGTGTTCACCCTGCTGGACACCATCTTTGGGGAGCTGGTCTGGAG GCTGATCTCAGAGAAGAGACTGAAGAGTAAGCAGAGGCCTGAGTTTGACATTGCCCGAAACGTGCTGGAGCTCATCTACGGGCAGACCCTGACCTG GCTGGGTGTTCTCTTCGCACCGCTCCTGCCAGCTGTGCAGgtgctgaagctgctgctgctgttctacATCAAAAAG ACCAGCCTGATGCAGAACTGCCAGGCCCCCAGCAAGCCCTGGCAAGCTTCTCGTATGAGAACTGTGTTCATCACCCTGCTCTGCTTCCCATCCTTCCTGGGCGCTGCCGTCTTCATCTCCTACACCATCTGGTC AGTGAAGCCGTCAGAAACCTGTGGCCCCTTCCAGGGGCTGGAAACCATCTACAAGTCTGTGAATGTCTGGGCAAAGCTGCTGGAGAAGTCCAGCCCCAACATCACCTGGCTCACCTGGCTCCACCAGTACCTGGTGGAAAACACCTTCTTCCTGTTCTTCCTGTCCGGGGTGCTGCT AGCCGTGACCTACTTCAACATCCAGGTGGTGAGAGGCCAGCAGAGGATCATCTGCCTGCTGAAGGAGCAGATCGCAAAC GAGggagaagataaaatatttctcattcaCAAGCTTCACTCCATTTGCAAGCAGAAAGAGAGATGTGCCTGA
- the AFMID gene encoding kynurenine formamidase — protein sequence MSRGRWRDMAAEELQQQYSPSRWARRLRGDAAVRAHIEAVTAGTQRARAGTRSSLHVPYGEADGERLDIYFPAEPSESRWGAGGPFPAFVYIHGGYWQCLSKDASGFAAPPLVSRGVAVVAVGYDIAPKGHMDAMVLQVRRSLAFLAKQYSGIRGIYLCGHSAGAHLAAMVLCTDWTEFGVVPDIRGAVLVSGLYDLEPILHTYVNDALNMSWEVAQRNSPMLCITQAVPAAAACEVLVAVAQHDSPEFRRQSQEYSQALRSAGWSVSLLDLATVDHFDIIEKLSEDTYILIQVILNMIARG from the exons aTGAGCCGGGGGCGGTGGCGGGACATGGCCGCGGAG gagctgcagcagcagtacTCCCCCAGCCGCTGGGCCCGCCGCCTGCGCGGGGACGCCGCGGTGCGGGCCCACATCGAGGCGGTGACCGCAG gaaCGCAGCGGGCGCGGGCCGGCACGCGGAGCTCGCTGCACGTCCCGTACGGGGAGGCGGACGGCGAGAGGCTCGACATCTACTTCCCCGCGGAGCCCTCTGAAAGtaggtggggggccgggggg CCTTTCCCCGCCTTCGTCTACATCCACGGGGGCTACTGGCAGTGCTTGAG taaggACGCGTCAGGTTTCGCAGCCCCCCCGCTGGTGTCGCGGGGCGTCGCGGTGGTGGCGGTGGGTTACGACATAGCTCCCAAAG GCCACATGGACGCGATGGTGCTGCAGGTGCGGCGCAGCCTCGCCTTCCTGGCGAAGCAGTACTCCGGGATCAG GGGTATTTACTTGTGTGGACACTCGGCAGGGGCTCACCTGGCAGCTATGGTGCTGTGCACTGACTGGACGGAGTTTGGAGTGGTTCCTGATATTAGAG gagctgttCTGGTGAGTGGTTTGTACGACCTGGAGCCCATTCTGCACACCTACGTGAACGATGCACTGAACATGAGCTG ggaagtggcccAGAGGAACAGCCCCATGCTGTGCATCACACAAGCAGTGCCTGCGGCTGCAGCCTGTGAggtgctggtggctgtggcCCAGCACGACTCCCCGGAGTTCCGTAGGCAGTCGCAGGAGTACAGCCAG GCCCTGCGCTCAGCCGGCTGGTCTGTCTCCCTGCTGGATCTTGCCACCGTGGATCATTTTGACATAATTGAGAAGCTGTCGGAGGACACCTATATCCTCATACAG GTCATTCTGAACATGATTGCAAGAGGTTGA
- the SYNGR2 gene encoding synaptogyrin-2, producing the protein MEGGGGAYGAAKAGGAFDPARFVQQPQVLARIASAVFALIVFACLVGEGYTNKSSSPDLFCIFNHNEDACRYGIGIGVLAFLACIFFFMVDVYFPQISNATDRKYLVLADLGFSGLWTFLWFVGFCFLTNQWAWTQATDVQIGADSARAVITFSFFSIFSWGLLIAFAYKRYKMGVEDFAHSYVDPTPEVSTPYSSYPNISHDSYQQPPFTQTAEASEGYQPPPVY; encoded by the exons AtggagggcggcggcggcgcgtACGGGGCGGCCAAGGCCGGCGGCGCCTTCGACCCGGCCCGCTTCGTGCAGCAGCCGCAGGTCCTGGCGCGGATCGCCAGCGCG GTCTTCGCCCTCATCGTGTTCGCCTGCCTGGTCGGGGAGGGCTACACCAACAAGTCCAGCTCCCCCGATCTCTTCTGCATCTTCAACCACAACGAGGACGCCTGCCGCTACGGCATCGGCATCGGCGTCCTCGCTTTCCTGGCCTGCATCTTCTTCTTCATGGTGGACGTCTACTTCCCCCAGATCAGCAACGCCACCGACCGCAAGTACCTGGTGCTGGCAGACCTCGGCTTCTCGG GCCTCTGGACGTTCCTCTGGTTCGTTGGCTTCTGCTTTTTGACCAACCAGTGGGCCTGGACGCAGGCTACAGACGTGCAAATCGGGGCTGACTCGGCCCGTGCCGTTATCACCTTCAGCTTCTTCTCCATCTTCTCGTGG GGCCTCCTGATCGCCTTTGCTTACAAGCGATACAAGATGGGGGTGGAGGACTTTGCTCACAGCTACGTCGACCCCACGCCAGAGGTTTCGACTCCCTACTCCAGTTACCCCAACATCAGCCACGACAGCTACCAGCAGCCGCCCTTCACCCAGACCGCGGAAGCCTCGGAGGGTTACCAGCCGCCGCCGGTGTACTGA
- the LOC106046794 gene encoding uncharacterized protein isoform X3 yields the protein MLAEREERRKSQLQMSGNLFIKQFLVLLHQTQPAEDIKKQYIEKVLHAVFFFGRVHKRVVEPTDFLGPAVCQTLQAKFPRPFQQYGTHLPGLTPYSILLQFGSEVAGCSTQEQMESFLRDFNKTLQEKLEREANMKPSEFVFRAAIVAFSIYRDPEDGAAPPPFYGASLSCSGLLEKKIMIDVLCIKTWHKAVAFAVHHAEDDLAIVFPDGVECRAFYYSHGAFTEKQPCMKCREMFHVDFQPPADSTKEDCPWPYGNCAENETLSKLLQGIPGLQEKVVSTHTPPQPNTYQAIEQEFTGIIENRFRNHLDQLLHENHFSSYLPLQFF from the exons ATGTTGGCGGAGCGAGAGGAGCGTCGTAAAAGCCAATTACAGATGAGCGGGAATCTCTTCATCAAGCAGTTCTTGGTTTTGCTGCATCAGACGCAGCCGGCTGAAGACATCAAAAAGCAATACATAGAAAAG GTGCTGCACGCAGTGTTCTTCTTCGGAAGGGTGCACAAGAGGGTGGTGGAACCCACTGACTTCCTAGGGCCCGCCGTTTGCCAGACTCTGCAGGCGAAGTTCCCCAGACCGTTCCAACAGTACGGCACCCACCTCCCCGGCCTGACGCCCTACTCCATCCTGCTGCAGTTC GGCTCTGAAGTAGCAGGCTGCAGCACCCAAGAGCAAATGGAGTCTTTCTTGCGTGACTTTAACAAAACTCTGCAAGAAAAATTGGAGCGAGAAGCCAACATGAAGCCCAGTGAGTTCGTCTTCAGAGCTGCAATTGTTGCCTTCAGCATCTACAGAGACCCCGAGGATGGAGCAGCCCCTCCTCCCTTTTATGGAGCGTCCCTGTCCTGCAGCGGGCTGCTGGAGAAGAAGATCATGATTGACGTCCTGTGCATAAAGACGTGGCACAAGGCGGTGGCGTTCGCAGTGCACCACGCGGAGGACGATCTGGCCATCGTCTTCCCTGATGGGGTAGAGTGCCGGGCCTTCTACTACAGTCACGGAGCCTTCACGGAAAAGCAGCCCTGCATGAAATGCAGGGAGATGTTCCACGTCGACTTCCAGCCACCCGCAGACAGCACCAAGGAAGATTGCCCGTGGCCATACGGTAACTGTGCCGAGAACGAGACCCTGAgcaagctgctgcagggcatcccggggctgcaggagaaggtTGTCTCGACACACACTCCCCCCCAGCCAAACACCTACCAGGCCATTGAACAAGAATTTACAGGCATCATAGAAAACAGGTTTAGAAATCACCTTGACCAGTTGCTTCAcgaaaatcatttttcttcttaccttCCTCTGCAATTCTTTTGA
- the TK1 gene encoding thymidine kinase, cytosolic: MSCLTVPGVQPGSPGRPRGQIQVIFGPMFSGKSTELMRRVRRFQLAQYRCLLVKYAKDTRYGTAGVSTHDRNTMEALPACLLRDVYQEALGSTVIGIDEGQFFPDIVDFCEMMANAGKTVIVAALDGTFQRKAFGSILNLVPLAESVVKLNAVCMECYREASYTKRLGAEREVEVIGGADKYHSVCRACYFRKRPQQPGSDNKENVPMGVKQLDVPAARKIFAS, translated from the exons ATGAGCTGCCTCACGGTGCCCGGCGTCCAGCCCGGCtcgcccggccggccccgcgggcAGATCCAG GTGATCTTCGGGCCCATGTTCTCCGGGAAGAG CACGGAGCTGATGCGGCGGGTGCGGCGGTTCCAGCTCGCCCAGTACCGGTGCCTGCTGGTGAAGTACGCCAAGGACACGCGGTACGGCACCGCCGGCGTCTCCACGCACGACCG GAACACCATGGAGGCGCTCCCCGCCTGCCTCCTCAGGGACGTGTACCAGGAGGCGCTGGGCTCCACGGTCATCGGCATTGACGAGGGACAGTTC TTCCCAGACATTGTGGATTTCTGTGAGATGATGGCTAATGCTGGGAAAACTGTCATTGTTGCTGCTCTCGATGGAACTTTCCAGAGAAAG GCTTTTGGGAGCATCCTGAACCTGGTCCCGCTGGCTGAGAGCGTGGTGAAGCTGAACGCTGTCTGCATGGAGTGCTACCGAGAAGCCTCCTACACAAagaggctgggagcagagagggag GTTGAAGTGATCGGAGGAGCAGACAAATACCACTCCGTCTGCCGAGCCTGCTACTTCAGGAAGCGGCCTCAGCAGCCCGGGTCAGACAACAAAGAGAACGTGCCCATGGGGGTGAAGCAGCTGGATGTGCCTGCCGCCCGAAAGATCTTCGCTTCTTGA
- the ARL16 gene encoding ADP-ribosylation factor-like protein 16, with protein MAAAGRRGGGCLLLLGAAGVGKSLLGKRLRHIRAGWRYRGVPGGAGPVARPPRPSVPVLNAPAQLSSRDGAKELGEPPATLPTVGTNLTELPLPPKVTVRELGGCMGPIWPSYYGECGAVLFVIDAANPTQVSSSCVQLLALLSAEQLAAVPVLVLFNKIDLPCYMSLVEMKALFRMQDIVSCATQPITILEASARDGTGLADVLQWLKDTFRDPS; from the exons atggcggcggcggggcggcgcgggggcggctgcctgctgctgctgggcgccGCGGGCGTCGGCAAGAGCCTGCTGGGGAAGCGGCTCCGCCATATccgcgcgg GGTGGCGGtaccggggggtcccggggggtgcCGGTCCGGTGGCgcgccctccccgcccctccgTGCCCGTCCTTAACGCTCCGGCACAGCTGAGCTCCCGGGACGGGGCCAAGGAGCTGGGCGAGCCCCCGGCCACGCTGCCCACG GTGGGCACCAACCTGACGGAGCTGCCGCTGCCGCCGAAGGTGACGGTGCGGGAGCTGGGCGGCTGCATGGGCCCCATCTGGCCCAGCTACTACGGGGAGTGCGGCGCCGTGCTG tTCGTGATCGACGCCGCCAACCCCACGCAGGTGTCCTCGTCCTGCGTccagctgctggccctgctgtcCGCCGAGCAGCTCGCCGCCGTGCCCGTGCTGGTCCTCTTCAACAAGAT CGACCTGCCCTGCTACATGTCGCTGGTGGAGATGAAGGCGCTGTTCCGCATGCAAGACATCGTCTCCTGCGCTACGCAGCCCATCACGATTCTGGAGGCCAGCGCGCGCGACGGCACCGGGCTGGCCGACGTCCTGCAGTGGCTGAAGGACACCTTCAGGGACCCCAGCTGa